One stretch of Prinia subflava isolate CZ2003 ecotype Zambia chromosome 7, Cam_Psub_1.2, whole genome shotgun sequence DNA includes these proteins:
- the TRMT44 gene encoding probable tRNA (uracil-O(2)-)-methyltransferase encodes MGPVGTAAVRDPGGAALPRGFWAAVRVWLEKPQVANRRLSGAAVQAEGTVPLGQGGEISPSFAAAGAGGGGEGPEGRAAGTAELGRLWREVRGQLHLPPPLTGWGGPGELRAVLRTLLPRGRPAAAPARELAVQDVYNGTVTFLPLEENNEGKFLVKKCNIYQIQLKHIKDEEWSISVVAPFPEDWFSDGIVYPKLAWLGNELLSKLAKWSVEQKPSEFKSTLSLISVAKYSKIYQDLKENYKEMVKVWPEVTDPEKFVYEDVAIATYLLILWEEERKEKGLTKKQSFVDLGCGNGLLVHILNNEGHSGRGIDVRRRKIWDMYGPETHLEEATIIPGDDHLFPDTDWLIGNHSDELTPWIPVIAARSSYSCCYFVLPCCFFDFHGKYSRRQSKKTQYREYLDFVAQVGFVCGFHVEEDCLRIPSTKRVSFVGKSRTYAAAEGAVVDQQITQFINSRRTCAVATSDNRVGFNHKHHCGGLCKEAGSEPPEDETETAGTIWMPGFQPREKVEQIRNCASLPRDFVDEVVLNVANLLLNAAPQKSCCDKLVENTNTWNQGESLSLREVAEHLNKETLKKLKSEYGGLQTLLKNNHQVFEVLNGRVHIRDWRREKPPSKAKPEVKRRLSAEAFKTRLCWFFIHHPDGCSLPSEACPYAHGTEELRQSQIIKKKKHIQ; translated from the exons ATGGGGCCGGTGGGCACGGCGGCCGTGCGGGACCCGGGCGGCGCCGCGCTGCCCCGCGGCTTCTGGGCGGCCGTACGCGTGTGGCTGGAGAAGCCGCAGGTGGCCAACAGGCGGCTGAGCGGCGCCGCCGTCCAGGCGGAGGGGACGGTGCCGCTCGGCCAGGGCGGGGAGATATCTCCATCCTTCGCGGCTGCGGGGGCAGGCGGGGGCGGCGAAGGGCCGGAGGGGCGAGCGGCGGGGACCGCGGAGCTGGGCCGGCTCTGGAGGGAGGTGCGGGGCCAGCTGCATCTGCCGCCACCCCTCACGGGCTGGGGCGGGCCCGGCGAGCTCCGCGCCGTGCTGAGGACGCTgctgccccggggccgccccgccgcggccccggcccgggaGCTGGCGGTGCAAG ATGTTTACAATGGAACCGTGACCTTTCTGCCTTTGGAGGAAAACAATGAAGGAAAATTCCTGGTTAAAAAGTGCAATATTTATCAAATTCAACTTAAACACATAAAAGATGAGGAATG gtCCATATCTGTTGTAGCTCCATTTCCAGAAGATTGGTTTTCAGATGGAATTGTGTACCCCAAACTAGCATGGCTTGGAAATGAACTTTTGTCCAAATTGGCTAAATGGTCTGTGGAGCAAAAGCCCAGTGAGTTTAAAAGCACGCTCTCACTCATTTCAGTAGCAAAATACAGCAAGATTTATCAGGACCTCaaagaaaattacaaagagaTGGTAAAG gtgTGGCCTGAAGTGACAGATCCTGAGAAATTTGTTTATGAAGATGTTGCCATTGCCACTTACTTGCTG ATTCTttgggaagaagagagaaaagaaaaagggttgACCAAGAAACAGTCATTTGTAGATCTTGGATGTGGAAATGGTTTGCTGGTTCATATTCTAAACAATGAAGGG cattCAGGAAGAGGAATTGAtgtgaggagaagaaaaatatgggaCATGTATGGACCAGAGACACATTTAGAG GAAGCTACGATCATTCCAGGTGACGATCATCTCTTTCCAGATACTGACTGGCTCATAGGAAACCATTCAGATGAGTTAACACCATGGATACCTGTAATTGCAGCTAG GTCTTCCTATTCATGTTGCTACTTTGTGCTGCCTTGCTGCTtctttgatttccatggaaaatacAGCCGAAGACAAAGCAAGAAAACTCAGTACAGAGAATATCTTGATTTTGTTGCCCAGGTTGGATTTGTATGTGGCTTTCACGTGGAAGAAGATTGCCTTAGAATTCCATCAACAAAAAGG GTCAGCTTTGTTGGGAAAAGCAGGACCTATGCAGCTGCAGAGGGTGCTGTGGTTGACCAGCAGATAACACAGTTTATTAACAGTCGTCGGACCTGTGCTGTGGCCACGAGTGACAACAGGGTTGGATTTAACCACAAGCATCACTGTGGTGGTCTGTGCAAAGAGGCAGGCTCAGAACCTCCTGAAGATGAGACTGAGACAGCTGGTACAATTTGGATGCCTGGATTTCAACCCAGAGAAAAAGTAGAACAAATCAGAAACTGTGCTTCCCTCCCTCGGGATTTTGTAGATGAAGTGGTTCTCAACGTGGCGAACTTGCTGTTAAATGCAGCCCCCCAAAAATCATGTTGTGATAAGCTGGTTGAAAATACGAATACCTGGAATCAAGGAG AAAGCCTTTCCTTGAGAGAAGTGGCAGAACACTTGAATAAAGAGACTttaaaaaagctgaaaagtgAATATGGAGGCCTGCAGACACTCCTCAAGAACAATCATCAAGTATTTGAAG TTCTAAATGGGAGAGTTCATATTCGTGACTGGAGAAGAGAGAAGCCACCAAGTAAAGCTAAACCTGAAGTGAAACGGCGCCTTTCAGCTGAAGCATTTAAAACACGCCTCTGCTGGTTTTTCATTCATCATCCTGATGGTTGTTCTTTACCTTCTGAGGCTTGCCCATATGCCCATGGGACTGAGGAGCTAAGGCAGTCCcagataattaaaaagaaaaaacatatacaGTAA